A segment of the Robbsia sp. KACC 23696 genome:
AGCATCTTGATCACCGTCGTGGCGGTGGGCGGCTATTTCCTCGCGCAACGGACGCCGGATGCGGCGGTCGTCGTCGGCGAACGCATGTCCTTCTTCAGCGTGTTTACGCGCGTCGTGCCACACGGGCTCGGCCTCGCACTCGGCTCGGTTGGATTCGGCTCCTTGTCGACGTTCATCACGTTGTACTACGCCTCGCAGCGCTGGCCGCATGCGGAACTGACGCTGAGCGTGTTCGGCATCATGTTCGTCAGTAGCCGCCTGTTGTTCTCCAATACGATCCGGTCGTATGGCGGTTTCCGCGTGGCGATCGTGTCGTTTGCAGTGGAGGCCGTGGGCTTGCTGCTGGTGTGGCTGGCATGGACGCCGCACGTGGCCTTGATCGGCGCCGGTTTGGCCGGCCTTGGTTTTTCGCTGATCTTCCCGGCGCTCGCCGTCGAGGCAGTCGCCTTGGTGCCGCCCGCCAGCCGCGGTGCGGCGTTGTCCGCGTATTCGGTCTTTCTGGATGTGGCGTTCTGTATCACCGGCCCGATCGCCGGCCTGATCGCCACCCACCTGGGCTATTCCGAGATCTACCTGGTCGCCGGTCTGGGCGCGATTGGCGGGGGCGCCCTTTGCGTCTCGCTGTATCGGCGTGGCGGTCGCGGACCCGCGAGGAAGGCAGGCGGCGCGTAGGGGAGGCATAGCAAGTGCGCGCATGCGGATACGCGTGTCCGGTGCACCGTTCCGCTATCTCTAAATAAACCAGGCGCTTATCGGCGCCTGGTTTATTTATTTGGCGGCGCGTTTTATCAGCGTCTTGGCCTTGGGCTTGGTCGTCGTGAGGCGTTCGAACAGGAAGCGATGGTCGCGGCTGAACAAGCGCCGATAGGCCAAGAAAACCGCCAGCCCGCTGCCGATCGCCGACGCCGCCGCGATCGAGAACATCACGACGATCTGATAACGCACCGCATTGCCCGGTGCCTCGCCGGCCAGGATCTGCCCGGTCATCATGCCCGGCAGGCTGACGACGCCGACCACCGACATCTGATTGATCACCGGAATCATCGCCGCCGTCAACGCCTTGCGAATCGGCTCGGCGGCCGCTTCCCAACGCGAAGCGCCCAGCGCCAATTGGGCTTCGATCGCGGCGCGGCCGTTCGCGAAAGCGTCGGTAATGCGCTCCATGCCCAGCGCCACCGCCGTCAGCGTCGTGCCGAGCACCATCCCCAAGGTCGGGATCGCATAGCGCGGGTCGTACCAGGGATGCACGCGCATCACCAGACTCAGGCTGAACATCGTGATCAGCCAGCCGCCAACCGCGACCGAGATGAAGCTGTCCATCAGACGCCCGGGATACGCGATCTTGCTGCGACCGTTCGCGGCAAACGCCGCGATGCTGGTCATCACCAACATCACGGGCACGACCGCATACCAATGACTAAAGCGGAATACCGTGCCGAGCACCAGGCCGATCAGTAGCAGTTGCGCAACCGCGCGCACCGATGCGATCAACAGGGATTTGCCCAGATCGAGCTTCAGCGCAAAGGACAGCGCGCCATTGACCAGCACGAGCGCTGCCGCAGCGGCTAACTGCCAGCCGTTCAAGGCGATATAGCCGGCGTGGTCCATCAGGAAGCCTCGTCGGTCAAGGGTCTCGTTTTCACGCGGGCACCAGATTCCATTGTTGTTTGCCGACGCGCGATGCCTGCGCAGGGTCGTGGCTGATCCAGACATAGGCGCGCGGTTCGCGACCAGACGACTGCGCGGGTGCATTGGCCCATTGCGCCACCAAGGACTCGATGATCTGCGCGCTATGGGGATCGAGCGCTGCGGTGGGTTCGTCGAGCAGCAACACGTCGGGATCGAGCAAAAGCGCACGAATCAACGCGGCCACTTGCGACTCTCCACCGGACAGCGTCGCCGTGGCGCTGTCGAGGAAGTCGGCGGGCTTGCCTGCCTGCTCCGTCAACGCCACGGCGGCGGACTCCTCGTAACGATGGTCGCGATGGGCGGCAAACGTATAGGGCCATTGCAACGCATCGCGCACTGTGTCGCCCGAGAGCGTGGGCCGCTGCGGGAGATAGGCGACGGCACGGCGATAACGCGGCACGGCGGACGCTGCGATGGCTGCGCCGCGATAGCGCACCGCGCCGCGCACCGGCGCATCCAACAAGGCGAGCGTGCGTAGCAGGACACTTTTGCCAGTGCCCGACGGTCCTTGCAACGCGATATGGTCGCCCGCGGAGATCGCCAGCTGCAGGCGATCCATCGGCTGTACGGTGTCGCCGGCGTGCAAGGCGGGATAGGCCCGCAGCCGTACGCAAAGGTCGTGGGTTTCTACGAGCGTGGTCATCGATCCGGGCGCCTTTAGCTGAGGCGCTTTTTTTAGACGCTGATCAGGGGTGCGTTGCCTGCTTCGCGGCTTTCTCTTGATCGGCCTGCTGTGTCAGGCATTGCGAGGTGATCTGCACGCTCACCTGCTCCGGCACCAGACGCTTGTGCGGATCCAGATAGACGAGCTCGACGACCCGATGCAGCATTTGCCGGTCGGCCGGATCGCTGTAGTACTTGTCGACCTGGGCGAGTGCCTGGTCCTGCGTCTTGCCGCGATTGCGCCAGCCGGCCATCTGGGCCGACAAATCGCCGACGGCCGGGCAGTTGTTCGTCAACACCGGCTCGGCGTGAGCGACCGGGGTCGCGAACGTGAGCAATGCCGTGCCGGCCGTTGCCAGCGCGGTGGCGACGGTTTTTGCGAACACCGCACGATGCGGGAACACTTGGGATGTGATGCGGGTGGTCATGAGAAGTCCTGGAGCGCCTTGAACGCTATTCTAAGGGAACCGGCTTCCGCGTGAGTTAAGGTTTGCTTTCAAGGGGGGGTGGAGATCCTGATTGGGAGCGTGACCGTAGTAACCGCGACGCTCCCTCCGCCATAGTCGAAAAATCTCGGTGCTGGGCTAGCTTATACCGACGAGGGGTAACGATGCCAAAGGGAACGCGCCCTCGGTTAACTTCGCTGCCAATGGGTTACACGATTCCCTGAAGAACGCGAAACGTTTGGCCCAGGATGAGATTCTGACGAGCACTATTTCCCAATACAAAACCGACTGAAGATCACGCCCAGCAAATCATCGCTGCTGAACTCGCCGGTGATCGAATTCAGCCTTTCCTGCGCCAGCCGCAACTCCTCGGCGAACAGATCCAGCGACTGCGCCGCGCAATCCGCATGCGCCGCCGCTTCCGCCAGATGCCCCGACGCCGCGTGCAGCGCGATCAAATGGCGCTCCCGTGCGATATACACGCTCTGCGAACCCGCTTGCGCACCGGTCACCGCCAGCAATGCCTGGCGCAGCAGATCGATCCCATCGCCCCGCTTCGCGGACAGGCGAATCTCCCGCACTTGCCGATCGAGCGCGACGGCCTCGCCTTCGGTTCCCATCCCTGCATCCAGCACACGCGTTCCGGCAGGCTCGTTCGTCAGGTCCGTCTTGTTCAAGACGCGGATCACCGGTACCTTCATCGGAAAGCGCTGCGCGATCGCCTGATCCTCCGGCCCCAACGCCTCGGCCGCATCCAATAAATGCAGCACCACATCGGCGCGGCCGATCTCCTCCCATGAGCGCGCGATGCCGATCCGCTCGACCTCGTCCTGCGTCTCGCGCAAACCGGCCGTGTCGATGATGTTCAGCGGAATTCCGTCGATCTGAATCGTCTGCTGGACCTTGTCGCGCGTCGTGCCGGCAATCGGTGTGACGATCGCCAACTCGGCCCCCGCCAAGGCATTCAGCAACGACGACTTGCCGACGTTCGGCTGGCCCGCCAGCACCACCTGCAAGCCATCCCGTAATAGCGCGCCCTGCTTCGCATCGATCTGGATCTGCCGCAGCTTGGCGCGAATCGATGTCAACTTCCCGCGCGCATCGGCCGCCTCCAGGAAATCGATCTCTTCCTCGGGGAAATCCAGCGTCGCTTCCACCAGCATCCGCAACGTGATCACGTCCTCGACCAAGGCATGAATCGCTTGCGAGAAAACACCCTCCAACGATCGTCCGGCCGACCGCGCAGCCGCTTCGGTCGAGGCCTCGATCAAATCGGCCACCGCTTCCGCCTGCGCGAGGTCCAGCTTGTCGTTCAAAAACGCGCGCCGCGTAAATTCGCCAGGCTCGGCAAGTCGCATCCCCTGCGCGATCCCCGCTTCCAACACGCGCTGCAACAACAGTTGCATCACGATAGGTCCGCCGTGCCCCTGCCACTCCACCACGTGATCGCCGGTGTACGAGTGCGGCGCCGGAAAATGCAGCACGATGCCCCGATCGATCGCCTGGCCCGCCGCGTCGAGAAAGGGCAGATAAGCCGCATGCCGCGGCGCAGGCACTTGACCCGAGACCGCAAGAAGCACCGCGCGCGCTGCCTGCGCGGCCGCCTCGCCCATGCCGAACGACGCACGGACGACGCCGATCCCGCCCCGACCGGACGCGGTGGCGATGGCAACAATCGGATCCCGATCGGATGCATGCATGTCAGATTTGCTCCTTTCAACAAACAGCCCGCGCGGTCGCACCCACGCCCCCCCAGCTTAATCAGCCCACGATGCGAAAGCCAGCCCGGAAAAACAATACGGCGGGATGACTCGCGCCACCCCGCCGTATCGATTCGACAGGCCGGCCGTCGAAGCGGCCCCCTGTCTTGCCCCTCTGTCGGGCGCCGGCCGGGTCCTTTCGGATACACCGCACGCCCTGCTTGCACACCGTCCTGCTTAGTCCTTCTTCGGCTTCGCGTCGTTTGCCGCTTCGCGCGTCACGACTGGCGTGGCTTTGACCGTGGTGGCCTTCGCCGCCTTGGCCGCCTTCGCTCGCCCACCCATCACGCGGGTGATGTAGTACTGCTGGCTGATCGACAACAGGTTGTTGACCACGTAGTACAGCACCAGGCCCGACGGGAAGAAGAAGAACATGACCGAGAACGCCAGCGGCATGAACATCATCATCTTCGCTTGCATCGGATCCGGCGGCGTCGGGTTCAGACGCGTCTGCAGGAACATGGACGCCGCCATCAACACCGGCAGAATGTAGAACCGGTCGGGTTGCGACAAATCCTGAATCCAGCCGAGCCACGGCGCGCCACGCATTTCCACCGACGACAACAGCACCCAGTACAGCGAGATGAACACCGGGATCTGGATCACCACCGGGAGGCAACCGCCCACCGGATTGATCTTCTCGGTCTTGTACATCTCCATCATCGCCGCATTCAGCTTCTGCGGATCGCCCTTGAAGCGTTCACGCAACGCCGTCATGCGGGGCGAGACTTCCTTCATCCGCGCCATCGACTTGTAGCTTGCAGCCGACAGCGGGAAGAACACGGCCTTGATCAACAGCGTCAGCAGAATGATCGACCAGCCCCAGTTCCCGACGAAGGAGTGGATCTTTTCCAGCAGCCAGAACAAGGGCTTGGCGATGATCGTCACCATGCCGTAGTCCTTGACCAGATCCAGGCCAGGCGCGACCTTCTCCAACATCCGCTCTTCTTCCGGGCCAGCGAACAGACGCGAATCCACGTCGGCCGACGCGCCCGGGGCGATCGTGCCGACCGGCACCTTCACACCCACGCGATACAGCTTGTTGTCGAACTTGTTGACGTAGATGTCGCGCTGCGCCGTTTCCGGCGGAATCCAGGCCGATGCGAAGTAATGCTGCACCATCGCGATCCAGCCGTTGTTCGACGACGGCGTGAAATCGGCCTTGTTCTTGTCGATGTCGCTGAAGCTGATCTTCTGGAAATGATGCTCCGACGAGTACACGGCCGGTCCGATGAAGGTGTGCGAGAAGCGTGGCGTTTCCACCGCTTGATCGTCACGCACCAGCTCCATGTACAGCGTCGGGCTCACCGGCGCGGTGCCGGTGTTTTCCACGCGCTGGTCGACGTTGATCACGTAGCTGCCACGCGTGAACGTGTAGGTCTTGA
Coding sequences within it:
- a CDS encoding MFS transporter; its protein translation is MPEPSTAQQTPSPAAAPAPQASPPSQTPKASAPPKSGLPLTLQILSCAVFTFIVYFSIGVPMAVIPGFVHNNLAFSSVIAGFAISIQYIGTFITRPSAGRVVDSIGARRTVQIGMVGCAASGVLLLLAALLARWPLYSLIAMMIGRMLLGAAESFGSTGATLWGIGRVGQSNNAKVISWNGVATYGALAVGAPLGVLLDGAMGLWSLSILITVVAVGGYFLAQRTPDAAVVVGERMSFFSVFTRVVPHGLGLALGSVGFGSLSTFITLYYASQRWPHAELTLSVFGIMFVSSRLLFSNTIRSYGGFRVAIVSFAVEAVGLLLVWLAWTPHVALIGAGLAGLGFSLIFPALAVEAVALVPPASRGAALSAYSVFLDVAFCITGPIAGLIATHLGYSEIYLVAGLGAIGGGALCVSLYRRGGRGPARKAGGA
- the fetB gene encoding iron export ABC transporter permease subunit FetB gives rise to the protein MDHAGYIALNGWQLAAAAALVLVNGALSFALKLDLGKSLLIASVRAVAQLLLIGLVLGTVFRFSHWYAVVPVMLVMTSIAAFAANGRSKIAYPGRLMDSFISVAVGGWLITMFSLSLVMRVHPWYDPRYAIPTLGMVLGTTLTAVALGMERITDAFANGRAAIEAQLALGASRWEAAAEPIRKALTAAMIPVINQMSVVGVVSLPGMMTGQILAGEAPGNAVRYQIVVMFSIAAASAIGSGLAVFLAYRRLFSRDHRFLFERLTTTKPKAKTLIKRAAK
- a CDS encoding ATP-binding cassette domain-containing protein, coding for MTTLVETHDLCVRLRAYPALHAGDTVQPMDRLQLAISAGDHIALQGPSGTGKSVLLRTLALLDAPVRGAVRYRGAAIAASAVPRYRRAVAYLPQRPTLSGDTVRDALQWPYTFAAHRDHRYEESAAVALTEQAGKPADFLDSATATLSGGESQVAALIRALLLDPDVLLLDEPTAALDPHSAQIIESLVAQWANAPAQSSGREPRAYVWISHDPAQASRVGKQQWNLVPA
- the mnmE gene encoding tRNA uridine-5-carboxymethylaminomethyl(34) synthesis GTPase MnmE yields the protein MHASDRDPIVAIATASGRGGIGVVRASFGMGEAAAQAARAVLLAVSGQVPAPRHAAYLPFLDAAGQAIDRGIVLHFPAPHSYTGDHVVEWQGHGGPIVMQLLLQRVLEAGIAQGMRLAEPGEFTRRAFLNDKLDLAQAEAVADLIEASTEAAARSAGRSLEGVFSQAIHALVEDVITLRMLVEATLDFPEEEIDFLEAADARGKLTSIRAKLRQIQIDAKQGALLRDGLQVVLAGQPNVGKSSLLNALAGAELAIVTPIAGTTRDKVQQTIQIDGIPLNIIDTAGLRETQDEVERIGIARSWEEIGRADVVLHLLDAAEALGPEDQAIAQRFPMKVPVIRVLNKTDLTNEPAGTRVLDAGMGTEGEAVALDRQVREIRLSAKRGDGIDLLRQALLAVTGAQAGSQSVYIARERHLIALHAASGHLAEAAAHADCAAQSLDLFAEELRLAQERLNSITGEFSSDDLLGVIFSRFCIGK